CTCAATCTTTTTTGTACCGCGACCCAAATTTCCCCCGAAAAATCTTTCACGACCCacgttatatagttatataacacaaaatttgtttattacttttattaggtatttattattttataggtttataatcaatatatttttactaaataatatacttttaataatgaggtgtattaataaatacgatgaattattatttattacccacaTAATTTTTGGTaccatattactataataatatatttaatattaatttaacataaatttcttGGAATCTgtacaattcaaaaaaattttcacgaCCCACCAAAAATCGACTGACGACCCACGAGAAACGCTGGCCTTAAGGTACCTTAATAATTCGcataaatttatcaataaataataaagaacaaCGTTCAAAGATTAGGTTATAGATATAGATGTAGATTATAGGCataggtatattaggtatttattttagataatcacacataatattatatatttcaaggaattataaactgtttttttttttattacgggTATAATAGTATCATTGAGTAGtactcaatgatattattttacaatattactttactacaataaacattttacaaacgCATTtactacattattttaattataacaggtAAATAAACATGTAACTTAATAACtaagtagttaataataatatatatgatttatgGTTAAGTAATTAACAAAGATAAATGTAAaggtaaatttttattgattcatTGATTCATGAATAGGTatcatgtatataggtataagtacaaCGTACAAGTAAGGTAACTGATGCAAaccaagtaatttatattatataggatgataatttattctaaaattgTCCAATAGTTTAAATAGGAATTTGTTGTTATACCTATCCGTTAAAATCCCATTCAATCCGATTGAACACAAATGTTGGAAACTTGGAAAATAAGTTAATACAAGttcaatatttgataattgaACATAGAAATGTACaaacttaaatacatttaaatcaaaCACCCTGATATGTTTACAACGATTTAATTgagaaattgatttattttataaatataagttataacgtatgattatataatattataatatttatattgatcatattaaaaaacataacatttgaGCCCGGTTAATTAAtttagatgaaaaaattaaatgcaactTGTTAGTAGGTAATGTAAAAAGATTTATACTAGAACGTCTTTAATTACCTATTGTCAATTAAGTcagttacattttaaaatggaagaatttaaatttatttaagtttaaaaaatatcattagataataataaaatgatacctaaccatatattattatattcacaagaATAGGCAATAAGtgtttaaatgtaatttgtatatattatgtaattatttgttttatattgaaCATATTTAGTCCGACTGCTTGTGTTTATATTTAGTAATTGAGTGTCTTACATACTatgggtaatatatatatatataaacagtggcctatataatataatcagggTGGGGGAGTGGGTAGGAGTTACATTcagtaattatagtaattatatccCCATTGTTCGAAAAATCCCTTTATTTATGTCTTTGGTTACAACCACAATAAttcatttgaatatattattatttattagttataaacttataacaccCACCACCAACATTGAAAAATCCTGGGCACGCcacattatttaatacgataattaaatttggttttctaaaattaaatactaccatatatttttattaactacaaTGTGAAGTATgtcgtatataaattaaaaattaagtttattacctacaaaaagtatttgaacatcaattttgatatatataggtaagattATAGTCGACGTTTGTAGActtgtaggtagtaggtaggttataacttatataaatgtataatacttctACTTTTCTAACATAACCAAGCAAACATtaggtacaattaaatatttgaatcatTTCTAAAcattcatttaattaatataattttgatagaggtaattttgttgatttataattaatgaaggtgcaataaattatgcatataaatcaaattaatggtATGTTAGTAGGTTTATATACGTAGGTAGTCAAGACTTAGTAGCCGATGGTGATTAAAGACATTTATGGGTTCCTACGTATTATTAactacggtaaatattttttggtacctacctaattcatACTTAAAGAAAAATGAAAGGCAGATGTTCTTCGAGTCAAACCATCATTgttctaatttaaataattttggaaaatacCAACTGCTACacggtattatatttatttgtagtcATATACTAAAtagataatttgtttataatatattttttacaagcaATCTATTTTATGCTAGCTGGGAGTTAcacatttaatttatgttttaaaaatcattttttttaaactgtatttgatttttaaaatgtattaaaatgttatcatacaATTGCTTATATTCATCAGTTACATTTGCATtcttatgacaaaaatataaaatcgcgtgtataaaaactttttccaACTCTTTTTGTGCATTTGCAGATTTTGAAACCGCTTTGCGCCAAGTTTTAGACACAGTGGTCATCGATGCAATGTCTTTATAAGATAAATACGAGAATATTTTTTCGAGAAATGGCTTACAAAAATCGTGTTCTGTGAAAACAgacataaaatcaatatattcttGACCTTGTTTAACGAAATCAACATCTAAGTTTAATTGAGGAGTTAGTGTAAGTGATAATGGGAGATGCGGAGTAGAGTTATAGAAATTATCGAATGAGAAAAATAACTctggaaaatatttataattaaaaaaaaagctagAATGACGATCTGTATCCTCGATAGTTACGTTTGATTTATATGTTACTAACATACCGTGGTGAATATCACCATCAGCAGCATTGGGTTCATTATTAACATCGGCGTGATTGTTTTGATCATTTTCATTGACATCGATATTAATATCGACGAGATCGATGTTATCATTTTCATTgacatttacattttcattttcattgacatttacattttcattgaCATTGACATTTACATTGTCATTATTACGGATTTCACTAtgaaattcatcaaaaaatttaccaacaatttttttcatagaaGATTGAATTGCGTTAAGTTCGGAAGGCGGGTAGTCGAAGGAGTAAAATATTTCTGACATTAATCCGGGACTAGTTGAAATGGTACAGATTGCACCCGAAGTGTCTTCGCTATTTTTATCAGCTGTGTTGTTGGAAGGTGTTGCGGTTTCAGAAGTATTATTAGTGTTGTCACACGGATATTCGTCACTCGATTTCTCGGCCATTGTTTCTGaacctaatataatacaatatgaattataaatagtcttagttcaaaatatatattttggattattatATATGGTACACGGAATTAGACTCCTCTACAAATATATTGCAAAATCAACGCCGTGTACTACATGAAACCGGAGAGTGCGGAAAAATACATAACAGCTTGTATTTCACCGCATCGGACTTACCGCACTGCGGCGGAACAGCATAGGCAGAATAGAATTCCAACGCACTCGCTGGATTCAAGTAAGACACGGTAGTGCTGGTGGTATTTCAAAGTTTGATACCGGTATCCGGTATTTGTTTACTACCGGTATCTACGGTATTACCCGTTGTACCGTATTTTCTGTAAGTATCGAAAATACCGTACCTCGGTAATTACCGAAAATATCGTACCTTGGTGGCTTggtataattatcaaaaatacaataacctCGGTAAATTTATTGGCTGCGTACGAGTTGATTCCCtggtcattatatattatttcaatatttagtcaaatattcaaCATATTTAGCCAACAAACACCACAAGGAGGTTGGCATCCAAAtttctcaaaaatgttgttctttttagtttttttatattttgaaaatctttcaattttttgctaaaaaattattagtaaaaaaatttaataggtaaaatatttagtaaggAAATCGGTATTTCTTAAAAACCGGTAATTCCCGGTATATCGAAAATACCACTCTAACCAGCCCTGACACGgcgtaacaataattaaatgtacgtaatatgatattatcggttttgtatttaatatattatttacttaatatttgaataaagaaataaaaatattattgtatagttatttaaatagatattaaatgtaGTTGAGACAATATTTGGATTAAATTATATGTCAaactctcaaaaatattattattaataagttttataaaGAGTGatcattaaaaatgcataaaaacaATTTGCCGTGAATGCGTTTTATGAAGTCCCACCACTCCCACCTATCAAGTTACACTTATGAAGgctaaacattattatacatttttacccgtaggtattataatatttctacaaTTAGTATAAGGGCGGAGGCACTGGTATAACAATACTGCACTATAAACAACAGTTAAATAGCAGTTTGTACTTGCAATATTTGTCTGTTACGAGTATGAAATCGTAAATAGcctaattatcaatattttacatattattaccattattttacaaaagtttgaaaactagtttttggaatttaaaaattcttattttccaagtaaatattttttcttataagatgtataaaatgtaCGCATCCCTCTACCCTCATATGTTGTTTGAACATATCGAAACCTTTTCAATGTGATTGCAAATTCTTAAATTGTCATTAGccattaaataggtatatatgtatttttatggcTGTATGTAAACTGCGGAAAAATTAACCTTTTTCTAAAAGTTAATACGTAAActgtgacaaaaaaatgtttacattatacAATCTGCGACAAAACCGATATGATACATTATACAAACTGcggaaatttgttttaaataccttccatattatatactatactattttatacatcttctatattatatactatgctatattatagtacctaaatcATATACATATCGTGTACCTATGTACGTATatcgtttaattaattatgtgatGTTTACTTTTGATAATACTAGTTAGTACCTACTAGGTTACCTTAAACTACTTACTACTTacaagtattaaatgtttttttaatatttattcagcGTGATGGAATTTACAACAGTATGTTTAGCCAGAATGGCAAACAATTAACAGTGTATgcataaatagaaaatatataaaataaattgctgcAGTTTGTATAATGTATCTTATCGATTTTGTCgtagattgtataatataaaaatttttttgtcacaGTTTACGTATTAACTTTTAGAAAAAGGTTAATTTTGCCGCAGTTTACCATCTCCTTTTTTTATAGACGTCTGGCACTCTGACTCATCACATACCTTAACGGATAGGGCGATATCggatcaaattaaaatttgttcagCCACAAGCCGTACAAGAAGAACAGTAGTTAAAACGGAGTAGATGCTTTTGTTGAGTTGCACTTTTCActcaatgaaaatgtattatataaaataatataatattgagtgtACGAACAACAACgacttaaaaagttaaaacgtGCTGTTGCTTATTGAGTGACAACACGTAAAATGATGCCCGGGACGCTCAGCTATAGTATCAAGGCGGGCGCGGCCCTAGCCATTATTGATCGACCTCGATGAACTTGGATTGGCACAGGCGCACCGCAtctaacttaataataatataggtaatacatttatttttgtttcaataaactTAAGTTGCAGTGGGGCATTATGCCATTATCTGAGTATACAGGCTAAGGCtaacaatatattgtaagtCTCGATTTCGTTGTTTAAATCGTgtcctaatataaaataaaaactatatacattattgtaaaataataaatttcctaTCGCGCTCTGCTCGGAATCTAAAAGTGGAAAAGTCGTTTTCACGTAAACTTCATGGTAGCGTTCCGTTTATATttacgaggtctcggagactcaaCCCCGGTGTGTAATATTGTCGCTAAATATCAGCATATGCGTATTCATGAGGGATATATCCACtcgtaaattgtattttagttaCAGTTTtagaatgtattattttgttgtgtaGCTGGAACATTATTAgttttagccccccccccccccccaccccattGAATTCATCACGCTACACCTATTGatatcagggttaccttatataagtaaaaaaaagaattattacttaacgtatatgtatatatatgtatatatatatatataaatatttatattgtgtattttccaattagtattattacaaCTACAAACTTAGTACCTAGTTAGTTTCTATGCATTGAGTGACTGAGTAGTGATGTGTCTTGGGTGAAGATATTGTTATGGGTGAAGTTCACTCAGATCAGAGgcgtattaaaaattaaattttatcaaaatgattgttgactaaaacaaaatatttttctgtaaaatgcttaataaaataatacaaacgttAATAAGcacgataagaaaaaaacttcTCTAAAATACACAGGCTTatcgcatttataataataattattattattaaaaccaaatgcAAGCATTTgttaacaaaaatttccatcttaatttaaaaacctccccgggttggacctcttatttaccttttttGCGACAAAATTTAGCCCATCTTCTTCCTCGAGGTCTAATTTAtttctgtaccaaatttcatcgcaatcggatgaacggtttaggaGTGAATAAAGGACATAGGTAGGTAGAatcattttttgtgttttatatatattatagtcggaTTTATCTCGTTCTTGCACAGAAaatctgataatatttttttctatttgaaatGAGCTGTCTGGTTATTGCACAGCGCCCTTCATTTGTATtgggatattttttaataaacgaaaaaatataatcacgGAGAATCCAAATTCGTTTCTGTgcacctaaaataataaaataatattataatattatattagtaggtagatatacactatattatattgtacgaatTTACGTCCCTCTTCGAGCCCGTCTTCCAAAAAATCTGTGTTGCCGATCGATTTTCTTAGAACACACAACACATACGAGCACCTTCTGCGCAGCTACCAAAAAATGCAATACATcttagcattatattattatttgttatacataaaaatgttgtgAGGCCCGGACTGATGCTATCGACCGACGCCGACGCAGtctcaaccccccccccccccccaccgagCACCAACCACGGCTAAAACCCCCTAACCGACCGGCCAACCACCAAACACTCGTCAGTCAGTCCCTTTTTTTTAGTGAACCCCGACACAAAGTGTGTAATCTGAAATTGGAAGTGTACACTACGGATTTGAGAAATGTGTACTAATCAATAagactataaaaacaaatagattataatttataggtattaggtagtaatgtagtaaacaatatacatagtatactgtatataagtatattattatactgtacactattacagtattatactatacacaacaattaaacatttttgaatttttaaaaatgaaaatctttCATGATAGgtaccaaaaataaattgttttcagtaACATTTTACTAAATTGAAAATGATCAATAGTGTACGAgttataaatttactattactttaatattatatacttatagcaatattttataagtctTGTAGTTGACCACAcgctattgttttatttatccCTGAACCATTCTGTGcaattcgaaatatttttcacaCCTGAGACaaacacactataatatatttttcattgttattcGAAATTCGACCTACACAGACCTAGGTTATTTTAGAGTAATAAAGTGCACtacaaaagtatatattttcattgaaaatggTATTTGCtatgttaaataaatgtatagccgtataggtagataataatattatgatctaaaatACTAAAAGTGTGATGTTTTTTCGCCCCGCGGTCCGCAGCCCGCCCTGTCTATAGTGtgcatctataatatataaaaaaatattacaactattaatcagtaattaggtacattatcattgtgacaataatttcctagttcacaataaaatattttctcaaaaatattagaaaaataggcatgttttaaatataataatggttaaaCGAAAACAACTGGGCACCGGCCCGTcgggctgcttttaaaatcagacagtgGAAAATACCCACCTTGCCACTCCCCCAATGACGTTAATGTCTATAAGTCATAGGATAGGAATATTCGACATTTCGACTAAATACAAAAAGGTTTACTTTGTTGCTTCTCTGAGAGCAGGTAGTTTTCGACCCTTCAACCAAGGACAACCAAgcaacagaaaataataataataataataatatcacagtgGGGTTTACGATCGATATCTTTATCTTACTGCATCTCGGGTATGTTCGGGACTCGGGTACGCTCGCCTCTTGACCGAATGGGAGGCAAAAATCCAGCAGTTAGAATCATCTTCATCGATGTCACCGGCATTCGCCACCCACGttcaatttttaattcgtaGGCTAGTAACTGCGTTCATTACTGCGTTTGCGCGTTTGTTAATAGTCTATTTgttatcaaattgtttttttactgccattcaaatattttgtttactcaGTTTTTATGACTTTTCTAATAAGATCGTCCATgcagataattattataggtaggtatagtccCTATCACATGGACAGTATTTTGTCTTGTTAAAGAGCAACAGATTTATTGCTCATATCGCTGCCTCGAAACACgttatttatattgacatttgtGTTAGTTATTCCTTTTAGTAAAGCCTCTACGGGTATCGTCATTATTTCAGGATTTTAGAATATCGTATCAAGCAGACTATCCGTTTCAACTCAGCCTCTGAAAGACGTATGAAAAGATATCCCTACACTCTAGAGTATAATCACTgattttgaagtatttttagttttatttttttttaaaaggaatCCAATATTCCGCACCGTTAATTTTTGTTGTAGTAAACGTTTGTTCTGAGACATTAAGATCAAATTCAATCAAGTTTGCCTTCTTCACCTAAGTCAACGTATACTACAGATACCACATGCCAACTCCAAGTATTGCATTGTCAAAGAAGTATTCATCAAGCTACCTAAAGGTAATGATTGGAATCTTTTAATTacttagttattacatattattgtttttgaacgTTGATTAGTTTAGCttgcacatttatatataagtataccttTAGAAAAACAATTGACCATTTTCAAATAAGAATTCAGTATTAACAttgtattatcaaaatattttattattaggaacCTTCCAATTTTGTATTATGACTGTTTTTACATATATAGTGTCTAGGAAGTAAACCTTTTTCTTGACAAAATCCAAGGGCATATTTTTCACTGCTGGGTATTTCCAGAGATTCATAATTTTACAACTAAgtgattaattataattcattataatcgATTCTCTTCATCTTTTTATCAAAGTCGGATATTCAATTAAAgaaacagttatattatttaatatacaacaaataaacaatggatcaattttctac
This genomic window from Metopolophium dirhodum isolate CAU chromosome 1, ASM1992520v1, whole genome shotgun sequence contains:
- the LOC132933897 gene encoding putative uncharacterized protein DDB_G0282133, whose amino-acid sequence is MAEKSSDEYPCDNTNNTSETATPSNNTADKNSEDTSGAICTISTSPGLMSEIFYSFDYPPSELNAIQSSMKKIVGKFFDEFHSEIRNNDNVNVNVNENVNVNENENVNVNENDNIDLVDINIDVNENDQNNHADVNNEPNAADGDIHHGMLVTYKSNVTIEDTDRHSSFFFNYKYFPELFFSFDNFYNSTPHLPLSLTLTPQLNLDVDFVKQGQEYIDFMSVFTEHDFCKPFLEKIFSYLSYKDIASMTTVSKTWRKAVSKSANAQKELEKVFIHAILYFCHKNANVTDEYKQLYDNILIHFKNQIQFKKNDF